One Fretibacterium sp. OH1220_COT-178 genomic region harbors:
- a CDS encoding nitroreductase family protein: MNEVLKTILERRSVRRYADRPVSREDIEMVLRAALHAPTGGDAEPWHFGVLTDRREIEDLDERARAAMRESGIERIVAMGANPNYRIFFGAPVVVMVYGERVLRRTGTHLSALADCSAAIQNMLLAAASLGLGSCWIGLIRYLFATDRCRAPEGFDPLYAMTLGYAAGPDAVRPRSCREGTVTWF, translated from the coding sequence ATGAACGAAGTTCTGAAGACCATCCTGGAGCGCCGCAGCGTTCGCCGCTATGCGGACAGGCCCGTTAGCCGAGAGGATATCGAGATGGTGCTCCGTGCGGCACTTCACGCCCCGACCGGGGGCGACGCCGAGCCGTGGCACTTTGGCGTCCTGACCGACCGACGGGAGATCGAGGACCTGGATGAACGAGCCCGAGCTGCGATGCGGGAATCGGGCATCGAGCGAATCGTGGCAATGGGGGCCAATCCGAACTACAGAATCTTCTTCGGCGCCCCCGTGGTCGTCATGGTGTATGGAGAACGGGTGCTGCGCCGTACGGGGACGCACCTCTCTGCATTGGCCGACTGCAGCGCCGCGATCCAGAACATGCTGCTTGCAGCGGCCTCCCTGGGGCTTGGAAGCTGCTGGATCGGGCTGATCCGCTATCTGTTTGCCACGGACCGGTGTCGGGCGCCCGAGGGGTTCGACCCACTTTACGCGATGACCCTGGGGTATGCCGCAGGACCCGACGCCGTCAGGCCGCGCTCCTGCAGGGAGGGCACGGTGACCTGGTTTTAG
- a CDS encoding sodium-dependent transporter, producing MNSENNGLGLETQRESWGSRIGFILAAAGSAIGLGNVWRFPYLVGVNGGAAFVVVYLLLIAAVGSTVMLAEFALGRAAQKTPVGAFWVLSKTHTWTLVGWIATLAGGFIILSYYAVIGGWTLKYVFSSLSDLMPLAAEGKSGDVFSSFIGDQKQVVLYQVFFMLLTVGIVYGGVGKGIERACKVMMPLLFVILIILIVRSVTLPGAEKGLEFYLKPDFSKITGKTVLDALGQGFFSLSLGMGIMITYGSYIGKQERLPSSVGWVIFTDTLIALLAGLAIFPAVFAMGVEPSAGVGLTFISLPGVFAKMPFGNIFSALFFLLLFFAAITSAMSLLEVAVAHGMDDFKWSRRRSIVIMGTLVTLLGVPSALSLSGPPKIVGKDFLDAMDFISNNVMMPLSSILTCLFVGWFWLDQGRKEVTNDGTVPFALMEAWVWFVRFVAPIAIAVIFYMGLKW from the coding sequence GTGAACAGTGAGAACAACGGACTGGGCTTGGAAACTCAGCGCGAAAGTTGGGGAAGCCGCATCGGTTTCATTCTTGCGGCTGCGGGGTCGGCCATAGGCCTGGGCAACGTCTGGCGTTTTCCCTATTTGGTGGGCGTGAACGGAGGGGCCGCCTTCGTGGTGGTTTACCTGCTTCTGATCGCCGCCGTCGGATCGACGGTCATGCTTGCGGAGTTCGCCCTGGGACGAGCGGCCCAGAAAACTCCCGTCGGCGCCTTCTGGGTTCTGTCGAAGACGCACACCTGGACCCTCGTGGGGTGGATCGCAACCCTCGCGGGAGGCTTCATCATCCTCTCCTACTACGCCGTGATCGGGGGATGGACCCTCAAGTACGTCTTCAGCAGCCTCTCGGATCTCATGCCCTTGGCGGCCGAGGGCAAATCCGGGGACGTCTTCTCCTCTTTCATCGGCGACCAGAAGCAAGTGGTGCTGTATCAAGTGTTTTTCATGCTCCTCACGGTCGGCATCGTCTACGGCGGAGTCGGCAAGGGGATAGAGCGGGCCTGCAAGGTCATGATGCCCCTTTTGTTCGTCATCCTCATCATCCTTATCGTCCGTTCCGTAACCCTGCCCGGAGCCGAAAAGGGACTGGAGTTCTACCTGAAGCCGGATTTCTCGAAAATCACCGGAAAAACCGTACTGGACGCCCTCGGACAGGGATTTTTCTCCCTCTCCCTGGGCATGGGAATCATGATCACCTACGGCAGCTACATCGGCAAGCAGGAACGCCTTCCCTCCAGCGTGGGCTGGGTCATCTTCACGGACACCCTCATCGCCCTTCTGGCCGGACTGGCCATCTTTCCGGCCGTCTTCGCCATGGGCGTGGAGCCCTCCGCCGGCGTGGGCCTGACGTTCATCAGCCTGCCGGGCGTGTTTGCCAAGATGCCCTTCGGCAACATCTTCTCCGCCCTCTTCTTCCTTCTGCTCTTTTTTGCCGCCATCACCTCGGCCATGTCGCTGCTCGAGGTCGCCGTCGCCCACGGAATGGATGACTTCAAGTGGTCGCGCAGGAGGTCCATCGTCATCATGGGAACCCTCGTCACCCTGCTGGGCGTCCCCTCCGCGCTCTCCCTGAGCGGGCCCCCCAAGATCGTGGGCAAGGACTTCCTCGACGCCATGGACTTCATCTCCAATAACGTCATGATGCCGCTCAGCTCCATTTTGACCTGTCTTTTTGTCGGGTGGTTCTGGCTCGACCAGGGGCGCAAGGAAGTCACCAACGACGGAACCGTGCCCTTCGCCCTCATGGAGGCGTGGGTGTGGTTCGTGCGCTTCGTAGCTCCCATCGCCATTGCGGTCATCTTCTACATGGGACTGAAATGGTAA
- a CDS encoding iron-containing alcohol dehydrogenase, with protein sequence MKDFTWWNPTKVHFGRGTIARIADELEAAEIRSVLLLYGGKAIFKNGAYAQVAEALTQKGIVFPELGGVRPNPRIDKVREAVARIRASRIEAIVPVGGGSVFDSAKAIAAGACYEGDAWDFFEGRKVEKALPIFGVLTASATSSEVNGIAVVSNPEREAKTSMNSPLLYPRVAVIDPSLQFTLPETQTVYGGIDIMAHVLERVLDGDAGVEMVDEQGYALIRSMIRLIPELLEEPEDYEARAEYAWAGSLAHNGFLSCGRAARGDFSSHRLGHSLSLLFDTPHGASLSVMMPAWGRYLCERHPTPFARLAEAVFDVFDGSEEERALEGIELLEDFFRSVGAPTTLRELKIEESDIERLAANASAGGGFGVLKNLDAKDVLEIYKLAY encoded by the coding sequence ATGAAAGATTTTACGTGGTGGAATCCGACGAAGGTGCATTTCGGCCGGGGGACGATTGCTCGGATTGCCGACGAGCTGGAGGCGGCGGAGATTCGGAGCGTCCTGCTGCTCTATGGGGGCAAGGCGATCTTCAAGAACGGCGCCTATGCCCAGGTGGCCGAGGCGCTGACCCAGAAGGGGATCGTCTTTCCCGAGCTGGGGGGAGTGAGGCCCAATCCGAGGATCGACAAGGTCAGGGAGGCCGTGGCGCGTATCCGGGCCTCGAGGATCGAGGCGATCGTGCCCGTGGGGGGCGGCAGCGTGTTCGATTCCGCCAAGGCCATTGCGGCCGGGGCCTGTTACGAAGGGGATGCCTGGGATTTCTTCGAGGGGCGGAAGGTGGAAAAGGCCCTTCCGATCTTCGGCGTTTTGACCGCCTCGGCGACCTCCAGCGAGGTCAACGGAATCGCGGTGGTCTCGAATCCCGAGCGGGAGGCGAAGACCTCCATGAACAGCCCATTGCTCTATCCCCGGGTCGCGGTGATCGATCCCTCCCTTCAGTTCACGCTGCCGGAGACCCAGACCGTTTACGGCGGCATCGACATCATGGCTCACGTCCTGGAACGCGTTTTGGACGGGGACGCAGGGGTGGAGATGGTGGACGAACAGGGCTATGCCCTCATTCGCAGCATGATCCGTCTGATCCCCGAGCTGCTCGAGGAGCCGGAGGATTACGAGGCCCGTGCGGAGTACGCCTGGGCGGGATCGCTGGCGCACAACGGTTTCCTGTCCTGCGGACGGGCAGCCCGCGGCGACTTCTCGTCGCACAGGCTGGGGCACTCGCTCAGCCTGCTTTTCGACACGCCTCACGGGGCCTCCCTGTCGGTGATGATGCCGGCTTGGGGGCGTTACCTCTGCGAAAGGCATCCCACCCCCTTCGCGCGTTTGGCGGAGGCCGTGTTCGACGTCTTCGACGGCTCGGAGGAGGAGCGGGCCCTCGAGGGGATCGAGCTCCTGGAGGATTTCTTCCGGTCCGTCGGGGCGCCCACCACGCTTCGGGAGCTGAAAATCGAGGAATCGGACATCGAACGTCTGGCCGCCAACGCCTCCGCCGGAGGAGGATTCGGGGTCCTGAAAAACCTTGACGCCAAGGATGTCCTGGAGATTTACAAGCTGGCCTATTGA
- a CDS encoding TIGR03915 family putative DNA repair protein has product MIYVYDGTWSGMMTLVHRTALEGRAPEDIVRFSCRKTGRILLECTEVASDAEVAEATSAVLEQRLEGRGLADASLALMSEEEGIDLAVWCYLHRLWREGDAASCDLASPCVGAVHRSARRTSREWHRWMGLVRFQDVGKAYYAAFAPECDVLPLLAEHFLRRLPDRWVLHDVRRGRAAVQERGRWVLTDMELPDGMLRFAPEEEGYRELWREFFRSAAVKERRSLKRQMRFLPKRTWKYLIERPGEEAGS; this is encoded by the coding sequence GTGATCTATGTCTACGACGGGACCTGGAGCGGTATGATGACCCTTGTCCACAGGACGGCTCTGGAGGGTCGCGCTCCGGAGGACATCGTTCGTTTTTCCTGTAGGAAGACGGGAAGAATTCTGCTGGAGTGTACGGAGGTCGCGAGCGACGCGGAGGTGGCGGAAGCGACATCCGCGGTACTGGAACAGCGTTTGGAGGGGCGGGGGCTGGCTGATGCCTCTCTGGCGCTGATGTCGGAGGAGGAGGGGATCGATCTTGCGGTCTGGTGCTACCTTCATCGGCTCTGGAGGGAAGGAGATGCCGCGTCCTGCGATTTGGCGTCCCCCTGTGTGGGGGCGGTGCACCGCTCCGCGAGGCGTACGTCCCGGGAGTGGCATCGTTGGATGGGGCTCGTCCGCTTTCAGGACGTGGGCAAAGCCTACTATGCGGCCTTCGCGCCGGAGTGCGATGTCCTGCCCCTGCTGGCGGAGCATTTTCTGCGTCGTCTGCCGGACCGCTGGGTGCTCCACGACGTCCGCCGCGGCCGGGCCGCCGTTCAGGAGAGGGGGCGATGGGTTCTGACGGATATGGAACTTCCGGACGGAATGCTGCGGTTTGCCCCGGAGGAGGAGGGGTACCGGGAGCTCTGGAGAGAGTTCTTTCGGAGTGCGGCGGTAAAGGAACGACGGTCCCTGAAACGCCAGATGCGTTTTCTGCCCAAGCGAACCTGGAAGTACCTGATCGAACGACCGGGAGAGGAGGCAGGGAGCTGA
- a CDS encoding 3'-5' exonuclease: MNLAVFDLETNGYAGSSVLSASSIVLDGAGRILDFFNRFYLPTEPFNARLFRIHGLTPERILALRERIPSPPHFIEDWPDLMDFWARYEVGGIVIHNARFDLAFLPEMAQDSMRCWCSMQGLTDLCALPQRTGARGGGYKWPRLQEAVDIVCNGPSALAPTEAARRAEEAVGACSAHVSLADCFELYRVTVRIQAHHPGWMRFEPLRLPFRIPGGKPYRIDAQPRHDGFTVGLLKLEQRLRLVLA; the protein is encoded by the coding sequence TTGAACCTGGCCGTATTCGACCTGGAGACCAACGGATACGCCGGCTCCTCCGTGCTCTCCGCCTCGTCGATCGTCCTCGACGGGGCGGGGCGTATCTTGGATTTCTTCAACCGGTTCTACCTGCCCACGGAACCCTTCAACGCCCGGCTTTTCCGTATCCACGGCCTCACGCCCGAACGCATCCTGGCGCTGAGAGAGCGTATTCCCTCCCCCCCGCACTTCATCGAAGACTGGCCTGACCTCATGGATTTCTGGGCTCGCTACGAGGTCGGTGGAATCGTCATCCACAACGCCCGATTCGACCTGGCCTTCCTGCCGGAAATGGCCCAGGACTCCATGCGTTGTTGGTGCTCCATGCAGGGGCTCACCGATCTGTGCGCGCTGCCCCAGCGGACGGGAGCCCGGGGAGGCGGCTACAAATGGCCGCGCCTCCAGGAGGCCGTGGACATCGTGTGCAACGGTCCGAGCGCACTGGCCCCCACGGAGGCCGCACGCCGCGCCGAGGAGGCGGTCGGGGCGTGTTCTGCTCACGTCTCCCTGGCGGACTGCTTCGAACTTTACAGGGTCACGGTGCGCATTCAGGCCCATCATCCGGGATGGATGCGCTTCGAGCCCCTCCGCCTTCCCTTTCGCATACCGGGGGGAAAACCGTACAGAATCGACGCGCAACCCCGACACGACGGGTTCACCGTCGGGCTGCTGAAGCTGGAGCAGCGCCTCCGCCTCGTTTTGGCCTAA
- a CDS encoding sodium ion-translocating decarboxylase subunit beta, whose translation MELFHGLSALTWQQVVMVGVGLLLIYLATVKEYEPSLLLPMGFGTLLVNIPLSSALTHLTGGGVEVGAISRLFEMGIQTELFPLLIFIAVGAMIDFTPLFQTPVTMIFGLMAQAGIFLTMGLAYATGFFDLKEAASIGIIGAADGPTSIYVANRFAPQLLGSISVAAYSYMALVPIIQPPVIRLLTTEAERRIAMPYHEKPVSKRKKVLFPILVTLISGFLVPASAALIGFLMFGNLLRESGVVDRLAKGAQNELANIVTILLGLAISTKMTGEDFLRPMTLGIMGLGLVAFVLDTAVGVVTAKVLNLFLRRKINPMIGAAGISAFPMSSRVIQKMATAADKNNFILMQAVGANVSGQIGSVLAGGLLMAILSAL comes from the coding sequence ATGGAACTTTTTCACGGACTCTCCGCCCTGACCTGGCAGCAGGTCGTGATGGTCGGTGTGGGGCTCTTGTTGATCTATCTGGCCACGGTCAAGGAGTACGAGCCGTCGCTGCTGCTCCCTATGGGCTTCGGGACTCTGCTGGTCAACATCCCGCTCTCGTCGGCCTTGACCCATCTTACGGGCGGCGGCGTCGAGGTCGGGGCGATCAGCCGGCTTTTCGAGATGGGGATTCAGACGGAGCTCTTTCCGCTTCTGATCTTCATCGCCGTCGGAGCGATGATCGACTTCACGCCCCTTTTTCAGACCCCGGTCACGATGATCTTCGGTCTGATGGCCCAGGCCGGAATTTTCCTGACCATGGGGCTGGCCTACGCCACGGGGTTTTTCGACCTCAAGGAGGCGGCGTCCATCGGCATCATCGGGGCTGCGGACGGGCCGACCTCCATCTACGTCGCCAACCGCTTCGCCCCGCAGCTTTTGGGGTCGATCTCCGTCGCGGCGTACTCCTATATGGCCCTGGTTCCCATCATTCAGCCGCCGGTAATCCGTCTGCTGACCACGGAGGCCGAGCGCCGCATCGCCATGCCGTACCATGAAAAGCCGGTTTCCAAGCGGAAAAAGGTACTTTTCCCCATTCTGGTTACCCTCATCTCCGGATTTCTGGTGCCGGCCTCGGCCGCTCTCATCGGATTCCTGATGTTCGGCAACCTCCTGCGCGAGAGCGGCGTGGTGGACCGTTTGGCGAAGGGGGCTCAGAACGAGCTGGCGAACATCGTGACCATCCTTTTGGGGCTCGCCATCTCCACCAAGATGACGGGCGAGGATTTCCTGCGGCCGATGACCTTGGGGATCATGGGGCTCGGGTTGGTGGCCTTCGTCCTGGACACCGCCGTGGGGGTCGTGACGGCCAAGGTCTTGAACCTCTTTCTCCGCCGGAAGATCAATCCCATGATCGGGGCGGCGGGGATCTCGGCCTTTCCCATGTCCTCTCGGGTCATCCAGAAGATGGCCACGGCGGCGGACAAGAACAACTTCATTCTGATGCAGGCCGTTGGGGCCAATGTCTCCGGCCAGATCGGATCGGTGCTGGCCGGCGGGCTACTGATGGCCATTCTGTCCGCCTTGTAG
- a CDS encoding M20 metallopeptidase family protein, with product MTVRNAIIEKIEALSRKSEKDIVALRRHFHAHPETSWNETETSLRIEEELRKLGCENIRRGFGGTDSGVVAEIAGGRPGRCVALRADIDALPLNEENDVEYRSRRDGAMHACGHDAHTAGLLGAARILTEIKGELKGRVRLLFQPAEEHGIKPGAKAMVDDGALSGVDAVFGLHVFTNLPSGTLMYRSGPIMAAADGWELTISGKGGHGSAPENAIDPTIAAFQIGNALQTVISREVSPKDTAVLSIGSVTTSSTVFNIIPERVEMKGTVRTFRPEVQDCVQSAIERVIAAVGQACRCGTELRYTRFIPATINDPETTEVLRAVAEELLGAEHVTEAPLMMGSEDFSYFGQVVPATFAHLGVGDPDREFTRMPHHSPKFDLDETQLRKAAALHAAFAWRWLDRN from the coding sequence ATGACCGTACGCAACGCCATAATCGAAAAAATCGAAGCGCTGTCCCGCAAATCCGAGAAGGACATCGTAGCGCTCCGGCGCCATTTCCACGCGCACCCGGAGACATCCTGGAACGAGACGGAGACCAGTCTCCGCATCGAGGAGGAACTGAGAAAGCTGGGCTGCGAGAACATCCGCCGCGGGTTCGGAGGAACGGACAGCGGGGTCGTGGCGGAGATCGCCGGCGGCCGGCCGGGCCGTTGCGTGGCGCTGCGCGCGGACATCGACGCCCTGCCTCTGAACGAGGAGAACGACGTGGAGTACCGCTCCCGGCGAGATGGGGCCATGCACGCCTGCGGGCACGACGCCCATACCGCCGGGCTGCTCGGCGCGGCACGAATCCTCACCGAGATCAAGGGGGAGCTCAAAGGACGGGTACGGCTCTTGTTCCAGCCCGCCGAGGAGCACGGCATCAAACCCGGTGCCAAGGCGATGGTGGACGATGGGGCCCTGTCCGGAGTGGATGCCGTCTTCGGCCTCCATGTCTTCACCAATCTTCCCTCGGGCACCTTGATGTACCGTTCCGGCCCCATCATGGCCGCCGCGGACGGCTGGGAACTCACGATCTCCGGTAAGGGCGGGCACGGCTCGGCCCCGGAAAACGCCATCGACCCCACGATCGCGGCATTCCAGATCGGCAACGCGCTCCAGACCGTCATATCCCGCGAGGTCTCGCCCAAGGACACCGCCGTTCTCAGCATCGGCAGCGTAACGACCTCCTCGACCGTCTTCAACATCATCCCCGAGCGGGTCGAGATGAAGGGAACGGTACGCACCTTCCGGCCCGAGGTGCAGGACTGCGTTCAGAGCGCCATCGAGCGCGTGATCGCAGCCGTCGGCCAGGCCTGCCGCTGCGGTACGGAGCTGCGCTATACGCGCTTTATCCCCGCGACGATCAATGACCCGGAGACAACGGAAGTCCTGAGGGCGGTGGCCGAAGAACTCCTCGGTGCGGAGCATGTGACCGAGGCCCCTTTGATGATGGGTTCGGAGGATTTCAGCTACTTCGGTCAGGTGGTCCCGGCGACCTTCGCCCATCTGGGCGTCGGAGACCCGGACCGGGAGTTCACCCGAATGCCGCACCACTCCCCCAAGTTCGACCTCGACGAGACGCAGCTCCGCAAGGCCGCCGCACTGCACGCAGCCTTCGCCTGGCGCTGGCTCGACCGAAATTGA
- a CDS encoding MATE family efflux transporter: MLQMLQPERMGREPILRLIVNFALPSIAGLLANSLYNFVDRMFVGRIVGPIGLAAISVSFPFMVFVIALGLLLGVGSVTLISAALGEKNAPRAELVLGNVVFASALLGGGVTFFGLVNVDFLLRLSGAGRELLPQAREYMNIILMGVPFGMVAFVANFCVRAEGRPAFAMGTQVVGALANILLDALFIWGWGWGVAGAAWGTTLSQVLSMIWVLSFYGRRMGYLHLRLSNVFLRFDVLRRVLALGLSSCLTELSFSLFFVLFNRGMNAYGGPIALSALGVFLGWDSLLFLPVIGIADAVQALFGYNWGARLPARVLEALKWSLLLSAGYFAGSAVLVYLFAEEMILLFTDDPQLLPLAMEGMYIAYSGVILAGIALIANSFFQGLGRAGHAFLLSLTRQFLLLIPAILILPRIWGVNGVWACFPALDIGGGALALFLLLHYYKKLGLDRCEGTAAGIKEAGSDESVLKEVSKG; this comes from the coding sequence GTGCTGCAGATGCTCCAGCCGGAGCGGATGGGGCGCGAGCCCATACTTAGACTGATTGTGAACTTTGCTCTGCCCTCCATTGCGGGACTGCTGGCCAACTCGCTCTACAACTTCGTGGACCGCATGTTTGTCGGACGGATCGTGGGGCCCATCGGCCTGGCCGCCATCAGCGTCTCTTTCCCATTCATGGTCTTTGTCATCGCGTTGGGGCTACTGCTTGGCGTAGGTTCCGTGACCTTGATCTCCGCGGCGCTGGGAGAGAAGAACGCGCCCAGGGCGGAGCTCGTCTTGGGCAATGTCGTCTTCGCGTCGGCGCTTCTTGGAGGAGGAGTGACGTTTTTCGGGCTCGTGAACGTCGACTTTCTGCTCCGCCTGAGCGGAGCGGGGAGGGAGCTGTTGCCCCAGGCTCGGGAGTACATGAACATCATCCTGATGGGGGTCCCCTTCGGCATGGTGGCCTTTGTGGCGAACTTCTGCGTTCGGGCCGAGGGACGTCCCGCCTTCGCCATGGGCACACAGGTCGTCGGGGCGCTTGCCAATATCCTGTTGGATGCGCTCTTCATCTGGGGATGGGGATGGGGCGTTGCCGGAGCCGCCTGGGGAACCACGCTGTCGCAGGTGCTCAGCATGATATGGGTCCTCTCGTTTTACGGTAGGCGCATGGGGTATCTTCATCTACGTCTATCCAACGTCTTTCTCCGTTTCGATGTCCTCAGGCGCGTCCTGGCTCTGGGGCTCTCGTCCTGTCTCACCGAGCTCTCCTTCTCGCTCTTCTTCGTCCTCTTCAACAGGGGGATGAACGCCTACGGCGGTCCGATCGCCCTTTCGGCCCTCGGGGTGTTTCTCGGCTGGGATTCCCTGCTTTTTCTGCCCGTGATCGGCATTGCTGATGCGGTTCAGGCCCTCTTCGGCTACAATTGGGGCGCTCGCTTGCCGGCACGCGTGTTGGAGGCCCTGAAGTGGTCCTTGCTCCTCAGCGCCGGTTATTTTGCCGGAAGCGCCGTTCTGGTGTATCTCTTCGCCGAGGAGATGATCCTGTTGTTTACCGACGACCCTCAATTGCTGCCCTTGGCCATGGAGGGGATGTATATCGCCTATTCGGGGGTGATCCTCGCGGGCATCGCGCTGATCGCGAACAGTTTTTTTCAAGGGCTGGGCCGGGCCGGACACGCTTTTCTTCTGTCCCTGACGCGTCAGTTTCTGCTGTTGATCCCCGCAATCCTCATCCTTCCGAGGATCTGGGGGGTGAACGGAGTCTGGGCCTGTTTTCCGGCGCTCGACATCGGAGGTGGGGCGCTGGCGCTTTTCCTGCTCTTGCACTACTATAAAAAGCTGGGGCTCGATCGCTGTGAAGGGACGGCGGCCGGGATTAAAGAGGCGGGTTCGGACGAGTCCGTCCTGAAGGAGGTCTCGAAAGGATGA
- a CDS encoding putative DNA modification/repair radical SAM protein gives MKEDLRRRLSILTEGAKYDVSCASSGSSRSRTRGGVGSAHASGVCHSWTDDGRCVSLLKLLLTNDCIYDCAYCVNRRSNDVPRAAFSPRELAEMTMAFYKRNYIEGLFLSSAVRRSPDDTMVELVRTVYLLRREFGFHGYIHAKVIPGSSPELIEALGRMADRVSVNVELPSKRSLALLAPQKSVDAVFAPMRFISARIGERASERRLARRAPPFVPAGQSTQVIVGASPESDLALLRLSEGLYGGMGLKRVYYSAYVPVNENPNLPALSAAPPLLREHRLYQADWLLRFYGFRADEIVDEAQPNLEKGLDPKTAWALRHMELFPVDPNRADYEVLLRVPGVGVKSAKRILTARRMRRLDGDNLKRLGVVMKRAQHFLAFKESAWRAGRVSSLERLRALLEEARPSAQLWLPFPDSGGASP, from the coding sequence ATGAAAGAGGATCTCAGGAGGCGCTTGTCCATACTGACTGAGGGAGCGAAATACGATGTCTCCTGTGCCTCCAGCGGCTCCAGTCGTTCCCGGACGAGGGGAGGCGTGGGGAGTGCACATGCCTCGGGCGTCTGTCACAGCTGGACCGACGACGGTCGCTGTGTGTCCTTGCTGAAGCTGCTCCTGACCAATGATTGCATCTACGACTGTGCCTATTGCGTCAACCGACGCAGCAACGACGTGCCCCGCGCCGCATTCTCTCCCCGGGAACTCGCGGAGATGACGATGGCGTTCTATAAACGCAACTATATCGAAGGATTGTTTCTCAGCTCCGCGGTACGTCGCAGCCCGGACGATACGATGGTGGAGCTTGTCCGGACGGTCTACCTCCTGCGCCGTGAGTTTGGCTTTCATGGCTATATCCACGCAAAAGTGATCCCCGGGTCCTCCCCCGAGCTGATCGAAGCTTTGGGGCGCATGGCGGACCGCGTGAGCGTGAACGTCGAGCTCCCGTCCAAACGGAGCTTGGCTTTGTTGGCCCCTCAAAAAAGCGTCGATGCCGTCTTTGCCCCCATGCGCTTCATCAGTGCCCGAATCGGAGAACGGGCCTCGGAGCGTCGCTTGGCTCGACGGGCGCCTCCCTTTGTCCCGGCGGGGCAGAGCACTCAGGTGATCGTTGGGGCCAGCCCCGAGTCGGACCTTGCCCTGCTCCGGTTGTCCGAGGGGCTTTACGGCGGCATGGGGCTGAAGCGCGTGTACTACTCCGCCTATGTGCCGGTCAACGAAAATCCCAATTTGCCCGCTCTCTCCGCAGCTCCACCTCTGTTGCGCGAACACCGTCTTTATCAGGCCGATTGGCTTTTGCGTTTTTACGGATTCCGGGCGGACGAAATTGTCGACGAAGCCCAGCCGAATCTGGAGAAGGGGCTGGATCCCAAGACGGCTTGGGCGCTTCGGCATATGGAGCTCTTCCCCGTGGATCCAAACCGGGCGGACTATGAGGTGCTCCTGCGGGTTCCCGGCGTGGGGGTGAAGTCCGCCAAGCGCATTCTGACGGCACGGCGCATGCGCCGCCTCGATGGGGACAACCTCAAACGGCTTGGCGTCGTGATGAAGCGGGCGCAGCATTTTTTGGCCTTCAAGGAGTCGGCTTGGCGGGCCGGACGCGTTTCCTCCCTGGAGAGGCTGAGGGCGCTTCTGGAGGAGGCTCGCCCCTCGGCGCAACTTTGGCTGCCCTTTCCGGACTCTGGAGGAGCTTCCCCGTGA
- the groES gene encoding co-chaperone GroES, with translation MNLKPLGDRIVVKVLTREEKTKGGIVLPDTAKEKPTEGEVMAVGSGKVLDNGQKLPIEVKVGDRIIFSKYAGTEVKIDGDEYVIFSERDVLAIVEKK, from the coding sequence ATGAATCTCAAACCGCTTGGGGACAGGATCGTCGTTAAAGTGCTCACCCGCGAGGAGAAGACCAAGGGGGGCATTGTCCTGCCCGATACGGCCAAGGAGAAGCCGACGGAGGGCGAGGTCATGGCTGTCGGGTCGGGCAAGGTACTGGACAACGGCCAGAAGCTTCCCATCGAGGTCAAGGTCGGCGACCGCATCATCTTCAGCAAGTACGCGGGCACCGAGGTGAAGATCGACGGCGACGAGTACGTCATCTTCAGCGAGCGCGACGTCCTGGCGATTGTCGAGAAGAAGTAG
- a CDS encoding carboxymuconolactone decarboxylase family protein, protein MMDVKAEFREVERRAAKLAEAAPEAVTAFRSVGKAMVKERALTLKTKELIALMLALAARCMPCIMAHAQKAIDAGVTREEVAEAIEVALLMGGGPASAYGAIVLDVYDQLKAK, encoded by the coding sequence ATGATGGATGTTAAGGCCGAGTTCCGGGAGGTCGAACGCCGCGCCGCGAAGCTGGCTGAGGCCGCTCCCGAAGCGGTTACGGCATTTCGTTCGGTTGGAAAGGCCATGGTCAAGGAACGTGCGCTTACGCTCAAGACCAAGGAGCTGATCGCTCTGATGCTTGCCTTGGCTGCACGGTGCATGCCCTGCATCATGGCTCACGCCCAAAAGGCGATCGATGCGGGGGTCACCCGCGAGGAAGTGGCGGAGGCCATCGAAGTTGCCCTCCTCATGGGCGGCGGTCCCGCCTCGGCCTACGGTGCCATCGTTCTGGATGTCTACGACCAGCTGAAGGCGAAGTGA